The genomic window TTACCCTCATTGGTGTTATTCGGACACCTGCCACTGCCAAAAATAAATTCCCAACCATTGGGAACTATCTCTAAGAGTTTAGTGTCGTCTCGTTTCTGCGTCCAGTGTTCCATTGGTAAAAATTTTTATCTACCCTGAAAATGATACAAAAATACAATATTTGTAACAAAAAGAAATAATGTGTTTCAAAATGTAAATAAAGGGGAACTTTTTGATATTTATCATAAATAGAAATAAAAAGGCCAGTGGTATACTGGCCAGTTATGATTAAAATATTTATTCGTTTTATAAGATTAAATATTTAAAAGCTCGCGTTACGTGGAGTACGCGGGAAGGGGATGGTTTCACGAATATTTTGTACCCCAGTGACATAAGCAACTAGGCGTTCAAAACCAAGCCCAAATCCGGCGTGGGGCACAGTACCATAGCGACGCAGATCGCGATACCAACTATAATCTTGTTGGTTAAGCCCCATTTCGTCCATCCGCGCATCCAGTTTATTCAATCGCTCTTCACGCTGAGAGCCACCAATAATTTCGCCAATACCAGGCGCTAATACATCCATGGCAGCAACGGTTTTATTATCATCATTCAGACGCATATAAAAAGCTTTGATATCTTTTGGATAATTCTTAACCACTACGGGGGCTTTGAAGTGTTGCTCAGCTAAATAACGTTCATGTTCCGAAGAGAGATCGATACCCCAAGCCACTGGGTTTTCAAAGGTTTGCCCCGATTGCTCCAGCACTTTGATGGCATCGGTATAGTCGATTTGGGCAAAATCTGAGGCAATAAATTTTTCCAACCGGCTGATCACTTCTTTATCGATCCGGTCAGCAAAAAAGGTTAAATCATCATAGCGTTCTTGCAAAACCGATTTGAAGACATACTTTAACATTTTCTCAGCTAGCGAGGCGATATCGTTCAAATCGGCAAAAGCAACTTCCGGTTCAACCATCCAGAATTCAGCTAAATGGCGGCTAGTATTCGAGTTTTCTGCCCGAAATGTTGGGCCAAAGGTATAAATTTTGCTTAAGGCACAAGCATAAGCTTCACCATTTAGCTGACCGGATACGGTAAGAAATGCTTCTCGGCCAAAAAAGTCTTTATCAAAATTAATATCACCTTTCTCAGTGCGAGGAATATTTTGCAAATCTAATGTTGAGACACGAAACATCTCACCGGCTCCCTCGGTATCGGAGGCGGTGATAATGGGTGTTGAGACCCAAAGGTAGCCTTCTTCGTGAAAGAAACGGTGAATTGATTGGGCTAGCGTATTGCGAACACGGGCAACGGCGCCGATGAGATTGGTGCGCGGACGTAAATGTGCTACTTCGCGTAAATATTCAACGCTATGACGCTTGGCAGCCATGGGATAACTATCCGGGTTTTCTACCATACCGACGACGACAACTTGAGTGGCAGATAATTCAAATTGTTGTCCTTGACCTTCCGATGGCTTCACAATGCCGGTTACTTCAACCGAACAGCCGGTGGTCAGGTGTAAAACGTCATTTTCATAATTATCTAGTTCATTATTTACAATAGCCTGTAATGGATTAAAGCAGGAACCGTCATAGATGGCGAGGAATGAGAAACCGGCTTTTGAATCTCTCCTTGTACGTATCCAGCCACGAACGGTGACTTCTTCGCCTACCGCTACACGGCCTTGTAGTACTTCGACTACAGGCGCTATGTTCATAAAATACTCTCTTTTGCTATTTAGTTGTTTAAAGTTGTTTGATCCCGCTTGGGAAAGGCCTTATGTTACTTGTCCACGCGTAGGAAACAAGTAAAAAGAGCAAGTTTAAAATGGGAATAACCAGATGAAAAGACCTTTGTAATAAGAATTTAATTTACCTGGATGCGACAATCAACAAAATAGCTTGCCATAATAATCAGTTAGGTTTGTCATCAACCCGCTTGGTTATATTGGGAATATCAAAGGCTTTTTTCAAGCGATCAATAAATTCATCGTCATCACAGATAGTTTTTCCTGGACTATCAGACAACTTAGCAACTGGCTTACCATTACATTCCACTAATTTAATCACAATATTAAGTGGTTTTACCTGAGGAATATTACAGGTTAAACGGGTTCCAATACCAAAAATAAGGTTAATACGTTTATAAAAATGTTTATAAAGGATTAACGCTTTTTGCAGGTCAAGGTTATCTGAAAAAACCAGGGTTTTACTCATCGGATCGATGGCTAGTTTTTTATAATGACGAATTGCTTTTTCACCCCATTCTAACGGATCTCCCGAGTCATGCCTTAATCCTTGATAACGATTAGCAAAGGTAGCATCGAAGTCACGCAGGAAAGCATCCATCGTAATACAATCCGTTAGGGCAATGCCTAATTGATCGGGATATTCATCCAGCCAACTTTGCAGCGCAACGCGTTGGCTATTAGCCAAATCCTCACTAATTTGTTGATGAGCTTGAAACCACTCATGAGCTTGAGTACCCACCGGTCTAAGTTGTAGTTGTTCGGCCAACTTATAATTACTTGTACCAGTAAAATAAGGAAAATGGTTTTTGAGCTCATTAACAATAGCGGATTGCACTGTACGAGAAAAACGTCGACGAGTGCCAAAATCCATTAATTTGAAGTTTGCTAAATCGATATTTTGCATTTTTGCGTCTTGATAGAAATGCTTAATCAATTTATGTAACTGTTCAATGGCATCGTCGGCAGTTACATTGGGAGAACGGTCACGGTGAACCAGTTCGCTGATTAAGGCTAATAGAGGGACTTCCCAAAGAATGACTTCACGCCATGGGCCACTAATTCTGAGTGCTAATTGATTTTCTGGCGTGGTATAAACGTTAACTTGCGTTGGATTAAAGCGAAACGCCTTTAACCAATCAAGATAATCAGTTTTAAAAAAAGGTAGACCGCGCAGATAGTGGTATTCAGTTGCTGTTAATGCGATGTGTGCCATTAAATCTATTTGTTGGCGTACAGCTTGGGCATAGTTACCAAGTCGTTCATCACTACGGCAACGAAATTCTGCCACTACCGATACATGGTTATAGTGATGAAAAACGGCTTGTTGCATATGCAGTTTATAAGCATCAGTATCTAGTAGTGATGTAATGATAGGTGGTGCATCTAAATTCATAATGCGTTAGCTATCCTCGCGGAAGCATTACTCTCGACTTAAAGATAAAATATGCCAGAGTATACCTGTTGATGCTAGTAAGAGTGAAGGCTGTTGTATATATATTTCTGGCCTAGTTATAAAAAATTCTAATCATCTATTTGATATTATCAACTTATTTTTATATTGACAGCGCTTTTGCCGCAATCAATAACCTATTAATCAGGACTAGCAAGAGTGAATAATAATCACAGGTACATGATTTATGATCAAAAGAAACAAGTTTTAAGATATCATTATTGCCAAATAATTAACCACATTGACACATAACAATAATTGATACAGGTAAAAATTTATTATGACGCAACAGCGACAAGAGAAATATCGTCAGGATTATCAGGCGCCTGATTACACTATTACAGATATTGAATTAGATTTTGAGCTTGATCCAGCAACCACCATAGTTACCGCTATTAGCCAAGTAAAACGATTAAATGCACAGGCTAATCGGTTGATACTCGATGGTGAAAACTTGATTTTGCATACGA from Arsenophonus sp. aPb includes these protein-coding regions:
- the asnS gene encoding asparagine--tRNA ligase; protein product: MNIAPVVEVLQGRVAVGEEVTVRGWIRTRRDSKAGFSFLAIYDGSCFNPLQAIVNNELDNYENDVLHLTTGCSVEVTGIVKPSEGQGQQFELSATQVVVVGMVENPDSYPMAAKRHSVEYLREVAHLRPRTNLIGAVARVRNTLAQSIHRFFHEEGYLWVSTPIITASDTEGAGEMFRVSTLDLQNIPRTEKGDINFDKDFFGREAFLTVSGQLNGEAYACALSKIYTFGPTFRAENSNTSRHLAEFWMVEPEVAFADLNDIASLAEKMLKYVFKSVLQERYDDLTFFADRIDKEVISRLEKFIASDFAQIDYTDAIKVLEQSGQTFENPVAWGIDLSSEHERYLAEQHFKAPVVVKNYPKDIKAFYMRLNDDNKTVAAMDVLAPGIGEIIGGSQREERLNKLDARMDEMGLNQQDYSWYRDLRRYGTVPHAGFGLGFERLVAYVTGVQNIRETIPFPRTPRNASF
- the pncB gene encoding nicotinate phosphoribosyltransferase, with the translated sequence MNLDAPPIITSLLDTDAYKLHMQQAVFHHYNHVSVVAEFRCRSDERLGNYAQAVRQQIDLMAHIALTATEYHYLRGLPFFKTDYLDWLKAFRFNPTQVNVYTTPENQLALRISGPWREVILWEVPLLALISELVHRDRSPNVTADDAIEQLHKLIKHFYQDAKMQNIDLANFKLMDFGTRRRFSRTVQSAIVNELKNHFPYFTGTSNYKLAEQLQLRPVGTQAHEWFQAHQQISEDLANSQRVALQSWLDEYPDQLGIALTDCITMDAFLRDFDATFANRYQGLRHDSGDPLEWGEKAIRHYKKLAIDPMSKTLVFSDNLDLQKALILYKHFYKRINLIFGIGTRLTCNIPQVKPLNIVIKLVECNGKPVAKLSDSPGKTICDDDEFIDRLKKAFDIPNITKRVDDKPN